The following coding sequences lie in one Nitratireductor mangrovi genomic window:
- a CDS encoding porin: MKIKSLLLGSAAALAAVSGARAADAVVIAEPEPVEYVRVCDAYGAGFFYIPGTETCLRISGYVWYQIAAGNYRTNSGPGIAGDTTGYYDSTTADGWMKSTRARVNIDARQETEWGSLRSRIRIQSTWGTQVDGPASIDQAYIELGGLIMGYTESFWADSKNGGPSNYGSHSWGGMYYGYQQRHLIGYRFDGSNGFFAAISLEDDTLAGEGYMPDVVAKIGVSQGWGAVWVRVGYDESFDGTVPTLSGLAPIAGLNDGGFGVQLGAQINVPNSPGSSFRVFVHYADGAHAYNVGSPSAIFGPTAESYYGGSEWNVLVSYNHQFTATFGASVAFQWWNDLYYAGSDLLSGVDAWGAEVSLVWFPVQDFEVRAELHYDDVGAFRAPATPAPLDPDGTISGFLRFTRYF, translated from the coding sequence ATGAAAATCAAGAGCCTTCTTCTTGGCTCCGCCGCGGCCCTGGCCGCGGTCTCCGGTGCGCGCGCTGCCGACGCTGTCGTCATCGCCGAGCCGGAACCCGTCGAATATGTGCGCGTCTGCGACGCATACGGCGCGGGCTTCTTCTACATCCCCGGCACCGAGACCTGCCTGCGCATCTCGGGCTATGTCTGGTACCAGATCGCCGCCGGTAACTACCGCACCAATTCGGGCCCGGGCATCGCCGGCGACACCACCGGCTACTACGACTCGACCACGGCCGATGGCTGGATGAAGTCGACCCGTGCCCGCGTCAACATCGACGCGCGCCAGGAGACGGAGTGGGGCTCGCTGCGCAGCCGCATCCGCATCCAGTCGACCTGGGGCACCCAGGTTGACGGTCCGGCCTCGATCGACCAGGCCTACATCGAACTCGGCGGCCTGATCATGGGTTACACCGAATCGTTCTGGGCCGACTCCAAGAATGGCGGTCCGTCCAACTACGGTTCGCACTCCTGGGGTGGCATGTATTACGGCTACCAGCAGCGTCACCTGATCGGCTATCGCTTCGACGGCTCGAACGGCTTCTTCGCCGCGATCTCGCTCGAAGACGACACGCTGGCCGGTGAAGGCTACATGCCCGACGTCGTCGCCAAGATCGGCGTGTCGCAGGGCTGGGGCGCTGTCTGGGTGCGCGTCGGCTACGACGAGAGCTTCGACGGCACCGTCCCGACACTCTCCGGCCTGGCTCCGATTGCCGGCCTGAACGACGGCGGCTTCGGCGTCCAGCTCGGTGCGCAGATCAACGTGCCGAACTCGCCCGGCTCGTCGTTCCGCGTCTTCGTGCATTACGCTGACGGCGCGCATGCCTACAATGTCGGCTCGCCGAGCGCGATCTTCGGCCCGACGGCCGAGAGCTACTACGGCGGCTCCGAGTGGAACGTGCTGGTGTCCTATAACCACCAGTTCACCGCCACCTTCGGCGCGTCGGTGGCGTTCCAGTGGTGGAACGACCTCTACTACGCCGGTTCGGACCTGCTCTCGGGCGTCGACGCCTGGGGTGCGGAAGTCTCGCTGGTGTGGTTCCCGGTTCAGGACTTCGAGGTCCGCGCCGAACTGCACTACGACGATGTCGGTGCGTTCCGCGCTCCGGCCACCCCGGCTCCGCTGGATCCGGACGGCACGATCTCGGGCTTCCTGCGCTTCACGCGCTACTTCTGA
- a CDS encoding alpha/beta fold hydrolase → MGAGVEQRSFFYSASDGLRLHARIHGRDNGYLPVVCLPGLTRNARDFGMLAEMLASDGERPRRVISFDYRGRGLSARDRDWRNYDVLNEAADVVAGLIALDIEHAAFIGTSRGGLIIHALAAMRPGLMEAVVLNDIGPRIDGAGLAQIRAYLERAPKPKSLKEAIAIQRAAVGASFPALDDADWQRMVAAIYDDKDGRLEPAYDEKLLKTVTGVDLNRPLPELWPQFAGLAGVPLLVLRGENSKLLSAETLGEMATRHPDIETVTVAGQGHAPLLETGTLPGTIKAFLKRAEDRMAH, encoded by the coding sequence GTGGGCGCAGGGGTTGAGCAGCGAAGCTTCTTTTATTCGGCCAGCGACGGCCTGCGCCTGCATGCACGCATCCACGGCCGCGACAACGGCTACCTCCCGGTCGTCTGCCTGCCCGGCCTGACGCGCAATGCCCGTGATTTCGGGATGCTGGCGGAGATGCTGGCCAGCGACGGCGAACGCCCGCGCCGGGTGATTTCGTTCGACTATCGCGGCCGCGGCCTGTCGGCGCGTGACCGCGACTGGCGCAATTACGATGTCCTGAACGAGGCCGCCGACGTCGTCGCCGGCCTCATTGCGCTGGATATCGAGCATGCGGCCTTCATCGGCACCTCGCGCGGCGGCCTCATCATCCATGCACTTGCCGCGATGCGCCCCGGGCTGATGGAGGCAGTGGTGCTCAACGATATCGGCCCGCGCATCGACGGCGCCGGGCTGGCCCAGATCCGTGCCTATCTCGAACGCGCGCCGAAGCCGAAGTCGCTGAAGGAGGCGATCGCCATCCAGCGCGCGGCCGTCGGTGCCTCGTTTCCGGCCCTCGACGATGCCGACTGGCAGCGCATGGTGGCCGCGATCTATGACGACAAGGACGGCCGGCTCGAGCCGGCCTATGACGAAAAGCTCCTGAAGACGGTGACCGGCGTCGATCTCAACCGGCCGCTGCCGGAGCTCTGGCCGCAATTTGCCGGCCTTGCCGGCGTGCCGCTTCTGGTCCTCCGCGGCGAGAACTCGAAGCTGCTCTCGGCTGAGACGCTTGGCGAGATGGCGACGCGTCATCCCGATATCGAGACGGTGACGGTGGCAGGCCAGGGCCATGCGCCGCTGCTTGAGACCGGAACGCTGCCCGGCACGATCAAGGCGTTCCTGAAGCGCGCCGAAGACCGCATGGCGCACTGA